In the genome of Vulpes lagopus strain Blue_001 chromosome 9, ASM1834538v1, whole genome shotgun sequence, the window TACTTGTCAGGAGCCCAGTTTGAGGAGGACAGTCCCATTTGGGGGGAATTCCTAGTTTGGGGGATAGGTGGACCTGATTTTTAGGCTCCTCTCTGAAGGAGGGGAAGGCTTGGCCTATATACTAGGTCAGCTGGTGTCTGAAGAGGGTCTCCAGTTGTGGGGGCCTTTAGAGGGTGAGGGAAGCCCCTGTTTATGGAGAAGCTAGAGCCAGGACCCCATCTTCTTTGCCTGTCCTGGGCCTATGGTGTCTTCCCCAGAGCTCAGCTCCTCCTGGTGGCCCGCTGCGTGTGGCTGTGGAAACCCCCCCTGCCTAGCACATCGTGTAGTGGTGGCAGGGGTGGGAACCCCATCCCTGAGGGCCTGGAGCAGTCCCTTGGCCCCAGCTCGCCCCAGTGCAAGGCATGTGTGCCCAAGCGGAGCTCTGGGCCTGCTGGGCCTGTTACCTCCCCGCTCCAGGAGCCCTGGGGCTTCTCTTTTTGGCAGTTCTGCCACCTTCTGAGGGTCCTTGGTGCTGCAGATGTGAGCTCCAGCCAGCCCTTTTTGTCAGGTGCTCAGCACATGGGGGTTTGCAGAATGCTGAGCCCCAACCTGAGTTGGCCCTGCATGAGCAGCTGCTCCTTGTTCTCTCTGCAGGGGCCCCCATCTGGGCTCCTGACCTCCTCCCCTGGGCTCTCTTCTGGGCAGCAGCTGCCCtgtcttctgcccctctctcgcCTCCACACTAGTGGGTCCCTCCAGCTTGGATGGCTTCCCCCCCCCTCTTCTGTCCGAGCACTtggccaggaccctgggaggaTCTGCCACCGGCGCCTGGGGGACCTGGTCCCCAGACTGgaagggggcagggtgggagggcaTGCAGCCCTGCCTCCTGACCACCCATCAGCTTTGCTGCCAGTCTGCCCAGGACCTGCATGGGCTGGGGTGCGCCCGGGTCCTACCTTTGGGCCCGGCCTTCTGTCCTGGGGGCAGGGTCCTACTGACCCCTGCCACCCTGCCTGCAGGAGCTGAGCCTGCACCGCGCTGCCGCGTGGGGAGCCCTCCCCACGGCGGAGCTGGGTAGGTGGGCCAGGAGGGGAGTGGGCTGCCCAGCCTCTTACCACCCCCTCACAAGCCAGTGGCTCTCTCTCCCCTTGTGTCCTGCTCCAGATGGCAGCTCAGCGGCAGCGGGCACTGGCCATCATGTGCCGGGTCTACGTGGGTTCCATCTACTATGAGCTCGGGGAAGACACCATCCGCCAGGCTTTTGCTCCCTTTGGACCCATCAAGAGCATTGACATGTCCTGGGACTCCGTCACCATGAAACACAAGGTGGGCTTTAgtctgcccctgccccgccccttcCCACCTTGGGCTGTGCTGGCCTGACCACATGCTCCTGTACCCAGGGCTTTGCCTTTGTGGAGTACGAGGTCCCAGAAGCGGCACAGCTTGCCTTGGAGCAGATGAACTCAGTGATGTTAGGAGGCAGGAACATCAAGGTGAGGGCCGGGGACGTGGGGCTCCGGGCTCAGGACAGTTGCACTCTGTCTTCAGTCACCCCAGCTGTGCTGAGCAGCCTCTCTGAAAGCCTGAAGAGGCCAGGCCTGTGCTGACTGGGGCTCtgtcccctgcctctctcccaggTAGGGAGACCTAGCAACATAGGGCAGGCCCAGCCCATCATAGACCAGCTAGCTGAAGAGGCACGAGCCTTCAACCGCATCTACGTGGCTTCTGTGCACCAGGACCTTTCAGACGACGATATCAAGAGCGTATTTGAGGCCTTTGgcaagatcaagtcctgcacgcTCGCCCGGGACCCTACAACTGGCAAGCACAAGGGTTATGGTTTCATTGGTGAGTTCGGAGAGACTGAGGTGAGGGTGGGGCCCACCTGGCACTGTGGCTAACCCTCACTGCTGCTCCTGCCCTGCAGAGTATGAGAAGGCCCAGTCGTCCCAGGATGCCGTGTCTTCCATGAACCTTTTTGATCTGGGTGGCCAGTACTTGCGGGTGGGCAAGGCTGTTACACCCCCCATGCCCCTGCTTACACCTGCCACACCTGGAGGCCTCCCGCCTGCTGCTGCTGTGGCCGCAGCTGCAGCCACAGCCAAGATCACGGCTCAGGTGAGGGCTGATCTAGTCACATACTTGATTTGTGGGTGACAGCTTCTCCCTCCTTCATCCTTTGGGGGTTGGCTCTGTGTGTGGTCTTGAGCAGAGGCAGCCAGATCAAGGACTGAGTGTGGTGGCCTTCTGGGTTGCAGGAAGCAGTGGCTGGTGCAGCGGTGCTGGGTACCCTGGCCACACCTGGACTGGTGTCCCCTGCACTGACTCTGGCCCAGCCTCTGGGGGCTTTACCCCAGGCTGTCATGgctgcccaggccccaggagTCATCACAGGTGAGCCTGGGAGGGGCAAggcttcccttcttcccttgccAGTCCTCTGGGCATAGCCCTCTACACCCATGGACATTGCTCAGCTATGGCCACGTGGTGCTGGGTGCCTTCCTGGGAAGGGTGGAGATGGGGGAAGAGTAACTGCTGGACCTGGTGGG includes:
- the PUF60 gene encoding poly(U)-binding-splicing factor PUF60 isoform X5; translated protein: MATATIALGTDSIKMENGQSTAAKLGLPPLTPEQQEALQKAKKYAMEQSIKSVLVKQTIAHQQQQLTNLQMAAQRQRALAIMCRVYVGSIYYELGEDTIRQAFAPFGPIKSIDMSWDSVTMKHKGFAFVEYEVPEAAQLALEQMNSVMLGGRNIKVGRPSNIGQAQPIIDQLAEEARAFNRIYVASVHQDLSDDDIKSVFEAFGKIKSCTLARDPTTGKHKGYGFIEYEKAQSSQDAVSSMNLFDLGGQYLRVGKAVTPPMPLLTPATPGGLPPAAAVAAAAATAKITAQEAVAGAAVLGTLATPGLVSPALTLAQPLGALPQAVMAAQAPGVITGVTPARPPIPVTIPSVGVVNPILASPPTLGLLEPKKEKEEEELFPESERPEMLSEQEHMSISGSSARHMVMQKLLRKQESTVMVLRNMVDPKDIDDDLEGEVTEECGKFGAVNRVIIYQEKQGEEEDAEIIVKIFVEFSIASETHKAIQALNGRWFAGRKVVAEVYDQERFDNSDLSA
- the PUF60 gene encoding poly(U)-binding-splicing factor PUF60 isoform X3; amino-acid sequence: MATATIALGTDSIKMENGQSTAAKLGLPPLTPEQQEALQKAKKYAMEQSIKSVLVKQTIAHQQQQLTNLQMAAVTMGFGDPLSPLQSMAAQRQRALAIMCRVYVGSIYYELGEDTIRQAFAPFGPIKSIDMSWDSVTMKHKGFAFVEYEVPEAAQLALEQMNSVMLGGRNIKVGRPSNIGQAQPIIDQLAEEARAFNRIYVASVHQDLSDDDIKSVFEAFGKIKSCTLARDPTTGKHKGYGFIEYEKAQSSQDAVSSMNLFDLGGQYLRVGKAVTPPMPLLTPATPGGLPPAAAVAAAAATAKITAQEAVAGAAVLGTLATPGLVSPALTLAQPLGALPQAVMAAQAPGVITGVTPARPPIPVTIPSVGVVNPILASPPTLGLLEPKKEKEEEELFPESERPEMLSEQEHMSISGSSARHMVMQKLLRKQESTVMVLRNMVDPKDIDDDLEGEVTEECGKFGAVNRVIIYQEKQGEEEDAEIIVKIFVEFSIASETHKAIQALNGRWFAGRKVVAEVYDQERFDNSDLSA
- the PUF60 gene encoding poly(U)-binding-splicing factor PUF60 isoform X4, giving the protein MENGQSTAAKLGLPPLTPEQQEALQKAKKYAMEQSIKSVLVKQTIAHQQQQLTNLQMAAVTMGFGDPLSPLQSMAAQRQRALAIMCRVYVGSIYYELGEDTIRQAFAPFGPIKSIDMSWDSVTMKHKGFAFVEYEVPEAAQLALEQMNSVMLGGRNIKVGRPSNIGQAQPIIDQLAEEARAFNRIYVASVHQDLSDDDIKSVFEAFGKIKSCTLARDPTTGKHKGYGFIEYEKAQSSQDAVSSMNLFDLGGQYLRVGKAVTPPMPLLTPATPGGLPPAAAVAAAAATAKITAQEAVAGAAVLGTLATPGLVSPALTLAQPLGALPQAVMAAQAPGVITGVTPARPPIPVTIPSVGVVNPILASPPTLGLLEPKKEKEEEELFPESERPEMLSEQEHMSISGSSARHMVMQKLLRKQESTVMVLRNMVDPKDIDDDLEGEVTEECGKFGAVNRVIIYQEKQGEEEDAEIIVKIFVEFSIASETHKAIQALNGRWFAGRKVVAEVYDQERFDNSDLSA